The Mugil cephalus isolate CIBA_MC_2020 chromosome 19, CIBA_Mcephalus_1.1, whole genome shotgun sequence genome has a window encoding:
- the fybb gene encoding FYN-binding protein 1 isoform X1, with protein sequence MDNKSDVKAIMARFQASGSSTDETSSTPGGRPKPALQPTLSGPAIHKKPVLESLSSGGPVKPSFLKNTASNKSDTDSHEPNKAKALANRFANMHDDTNTTNKPSIVNKQLPLKSPISHSSETKFPAQKPPLHKPALNSTMSESKIGFPKPSPAVTSKPSWVKEDSGGGTASNTSHTPPKKPNLQTKPSSSIGKLRQHNEEGVSTGANTDTVNKPSTLPNSAFKAPSNFRSAQNMFKEKDKTEQTDNDGDNKPPLSVTNSAPPPKPPANKKPSIKKPSKPTPLASSVNGVATPGPKRNPLPNSLALGPAPAKPNRPPKVNLENFKRSAEASGDGPGFKKPNTPTPLSSHLSNHSNHTTPPQPPPTALPSLPPRHPGTMNQQEEVYDDVDDFNSAPPPLPPSAGHPSQRGKEENEDDEDGEMYEDLDERWDINDQKQEKKKEKDEKEEKKRLEAEKKEQKEREKKEQDARKKFKLTGPLEVIHQGKARSDCKGTKTDLALKQGDSLDIIRVQGNPEGKWLGRTQDGSIGYVKTTTVEIDFNTLKSRQAQPAYEPEVYDDIDVAPSDNSGNKGPGVVLPPLPGDGGEIYDDVVDPNLEVRVPPPSQFTADGNSDHPGAVDEEIYDDVDSQSAPPLPPLSSLPVMKGKGNEMDPKKQKKFEKEEKEFRKKFKYEGEIQVLYQVTIVPTLTNKKWSGKELAIKAGEKLDVIVKPVDNKLVCRNDDGKFGYVSTAHIVSDDGDIYDDIGDDCIYDND encoded by the exons GACAACAAGTCTGATGTGAAGGCCATCATGGCTCGCTTCCAAGCGAGCGGGTCAAGTACAGACGAGACTTCCTCTACACCTGGTGGTCGCCCAAAACCAGCCCTGCAACCCACCCTCTCTGGCCCAGCCATACACAAGAAACCTGTCTTGGAGAGCCTCTCGAGCGGTGGTCCTGTAAAACCAAGCTTCCTGAAAAACACAGCATCCAATAAAAGTGACACAGACTCACATGAACCCAACAAAGCGAAAGCCCTGGCTAACAGGTTCGCCAACATGCATGATgacaccaacaccaccaacaaacCTTCCATTGTTAATAAGCAGCTACCCCTGAAGTCGCCCATTTCGCATTCCAGTGAAACTAAATTCCCTGCACAGAAGCCTCCTCTCCACAAACCCGCCCTCAACTCCACCATGTCTGAATCCAAAATTGGCTTTCCTAAACCTTCTCCGGCGGTCACCTCCAAGCCCAGCTGGGTAAAAGAAGACAGTGGTGGGGGCACAGCATCTAACACCAGCCACACGCCACCAAAAAAACCAAATTTGCAAACAAAACCGAGCAGCAGCATCGGAAAACTACGGCAGCATAATGAAGAAGGAGTGTCGACAGGGGCGAACACAGACACTGTGAACAAACCTTCAACTCTGCCAAACTCTGCTTTTAAGGCCCCCTCCAACTTCAGGAGTGCTCAGAATATGTTCAAGGAGAAGGACAAGACCGAGCAGACGGACAATGATGGGGATAACAAACCGCCCCTAAGTGTTACCAACTCCGCTCCTCCTCCCAAACCTCCAGCCAATAAAAAACCTAGCATAAAGAAGCCATCAAAGCCCACTCCTCTGGCCAGCAGTGTTAACGGTGTTGCTACTCCGGGCCCAAAACGTAACCCCCTCCCCAACAGTTTAGCTTTGGGTCCTGCTCCTGCCAAACCGAACCGACCTCCCAAAGTGAACCTGGAGAACTTTAAAAGATCTGCTGAGGCCTCTGGTGACG gcCCAGGTTTCAAGAAGCCCAACACACCAACTCCCCTGTCCTCACATCTCAGCAACCACAGCAACCACACAACCCCACCTCAACCCCCACCTACTGCGCTGCCCAGTCTGCCTCCACGGCACCCTGGAACCAT GAACCAGCAAGAAGAGGTttatgatgatgttgatgactTCAACAGCGCCCCTCCGCCACTACCACCATCTGCAG GCCACCCAAGTCAGAGGGGAAAG GAGGAAAATGAGGACGATGAAGACGGAGAGATGTACGAGGATCTTGATGAACGATG GGACATAAATGATCAAaagcaagagaagaagaaagagaaagatgagaaggaggagaaaaagcgACTGGAGGCtgagaagaaggagcagaaggaACGTGAGAAGAAGGAACAAGATGCCAGAAAGAAATTCAAA CTGACCGGCCCCCTGGAGGTCATTCACCAAGGAAAGGCCCGTTCAGACTGCAAAGGCACTAAGACTGACCTTGCTCTGAAGCAGGGAGACAGCCTGGACATCATCCGTGTCCAGGGAAACCCAGAGGGGAAATGGTTGGGAAGGACGCAAGATGGCTCAA TTGGCTATGTGAAGACCACAACAGTAGAAATTGACTTTAACACGCTGAAGTCTCGTCAGGCTCAGCCGGCATATGAGCCTGAGGTCTACGATGACATCGATGTGGCACCTTCAGATAACAG TGGCAACAAAGGACCAGGAG TTGTCCTACCCCCGCTAccaggagacggaggagaaatATATGATGATGTCGTCGATCCAAACCTGGAAGTCAG AGTGCCTCCGCCCAGCCAGTTCACAGCAGATGGAAATTCAG ATCATCCAGGAGCAGTCGACGAGGAGATATACGACGACGTCGACTCTCAAAGCGCGCCTCCCCTTCCACCACTGAGCAG CCTGCCGGTCATGAAGGGCAAAGGCAACGAAATGGACccaaagaagcagaagaagtttgagaaagaggagaaggaattcaggaaaaagtttaaa TATGAGGGAGAGATACAGGTGCTATACCAAGTGACCATCGTCCCCACACTTACCAATAAGAAGTGGAGCGGGAAGGAGCTGGCGATAAAAGCGGGGGAGAAACTGGACGTCATCGTTAAACCGGTGGATAACAAATTGGTTTGTCGGAATGATGACGGCAAGT TTGGTTACGTGTCGACCGCCCACATTGTTTCAGA CGATGGAGATATCTATGATGACATTGGAGATG ACTGCATCTACGACAACGACTGA
- the fybb gene encoding FYN-binding protein 1 isoform X2: MDNKSDVKAIMARFQASGSSTDETSSTPGGRPKPALQPTLSGPAIHKKPVLESLSSGGPVKPSFLKNTASNKSDTDSHEPNKAKALANRFANMHDDTNTTNKPSIVNKQLPLKSPISHSSETKFPAQKPPLHKPALNSTMSESKIGFPKPSPAVTSKPSWVKEDSGGGTASNTSHTPPKKPNLQTKPSSSIGKLRQHNEEGVSTGANTDTVNKPSTLPNSAFKAPSNFRSAQNMFKEKDKTEQTDNDGDNKPPLSVTNSAPPPKPPANKKPSIKKPSKPTPLASSVNGVATPGPKRNPLPNSLALGPAPAKPNRPPKVNLENFKRSAEASGDGPGFKKPNTPTPLSSHLSNHSNHTTPPQPPPTALPSLPPRHPGTMNQQEEVYDDVDDFNSAPPPLPPSAGHPSQRGKEENEDDEDGEMYEDLDERWDINDQKQEKKKEKDEKEEKKRLEAEKKEQKEREKKEQDARKKFKLTGPLEVIHQGKARSDCKGTKTDLALKQGDSLDIIRVQGNPEGKWLGRTQDGSIGYVKTTTVEIDFNTLKSRQAQPAYEPEVYDDIDVAPSDNSGNKGPGVVLPPLPGDGGEIYDDVVDPNLEVSPGQARSSSMKPRNFLRIFERNRRPASTKEVPPPSQFTADGNSDHPGAVDEEIYDDVDSQSAPPLPPLSSLPVMKGKGNEMDPKKQKKFEKEEKEFRKKFKYEGEIQVLYQVTIVPTLTNKKWSGKELAIKAGEKLDVIVKPVDNKLVCRNDDGKFGYVSTAHIVSDDGDIYDDIGDDCIYDND; this comes from the exons GACAACAAGTCTGATGTGAAGGCCATCATGGCTCGCTTCCAAGCGAGCGGGTCAAGTACAGACGAGACTTCCTCTACACCTGGTGGTCGCCCAAAACCAGCCCTGCAACCCACCCTCTCTGGCCCAGCCATACACAAGAAACCTGTCTTGGAGAGCCTCTCGAGCGGTGGTCCTGTAAAACCAAGCTTCCTGAAAAACACAGCATCCAATAAAAGTGACACAGACTCACATGAACCCAACAAAGCGAAAGCCCTGGCTAACAGGTTCGCCAACATGCATGATgacaccaacaccaccaacaaacCTTCCATTGTTAATAAGCAGCTACCCCTGAAGTCGCCCATTTCGCATTCCAGTGAAACTAAATTCCCTGCACAGAAGCCTCCTCTCCACAAACCCGCCCTCAACTCCACCATGTCTGAATCCAAAATTGGCTTTCCTAAACCTTCTCCGGCGGTCACCTCCAAGCCCAGCTGGGTAAAAGAAGACAGTGGTGGGGGCACAGCATCTAACACCAGCCACACGCCACCAAAAAAACCAAATTTGCAAACAAAACCGAGCAGCAGCATCGGAAAACTACGGCAGCATAATGAAGAAGGAGTGTCGACAGGGGCGAACACAGACACTGTGAACAAACCTTCAACTCTGCCAAACTCTGCTTTTAAGGCCCCCTCCAACTTCAGGAGTGCTCAGAATATGTTCAAGGAGAAGGACAAGACCGAGCAGACGGACAATGATGGGGATAACAAACCGCCCCTAAGTGTTACCAACTCCGCTCCTCCTCCCAAACCTCCAGCCAATAAAAAACCTAGCATAAAGAAGCCATCAAAGCCCACTCCTCTGGCCAGCAGTGTTAACGGTGTTGCTACTCCGGGCCCAAAACGTAACCCCCTCCCCAACAGTTTAGCTTTGGGTCCTGCTCCTGCCAAACCGAACCGACCTCCCAAAGTGAACCTGGAGAACTTTAAAAGATCTGCTGAGGCCTCTGGTGACG gcCCAGGTTTCAAGAAGCCCAACACACCAACTCCCCTGTCCTCACATCTCAGCAACCACAGCAACCACACAACCCCACCTCAACCCCCACCTACTGCGCTGCCCAGTCTGCCTCCACGGCACCCTGGAACCAT GAACCAGCAAGAAGAGGTttatgatgatgttgatgactTCAACAGCGCCCCTCCGCCACTACCACCATCTGCAG GCCACCCAAGTCAGAGGGGAAAG GAGGAAAATGAGGACGATGAAGACGGAGAGATGTACGAGGATCTTGATGAACGATG GGACATAAATGATCAAaagcaagagaagaagaaagagaaagatgagaaggaggagaaaaagcgACTGGAGGCtgagaagaaggagcagaaggaACGTGAGAAGAAGGAACAAGATGCCAGAAAGAAATTCAAA CTGACCGGCCCCCTGGAGGTCATTCACCAAGGAAAGGCCCGTTCAGACTGCAAAGGCACTAAGACTGACCTTGCTCTGAAGCAGGGAGACAGCCTGGACATCATCCGTGTCCAGGGAAACCCAGAGGGGAAATGGTTGGGAAGGACGCAAGATGGCTCAA TTGGCTATGTGAAGACCACAACAGTAGAAATTGACTTTAACACGCTGAAGTCTCGTCAGGCTCAGCCGGCATATGAGCCTGAGGTCTACGATGACATCGATGTGGCACCTTCAGATAACAG TGGCAACAAAGGACCAGGAG TTGTCCTACCCCCGCTAccaggagacggaggagaaatATATGATGATGTCGTCGATCCAAACCTGGAAGTCAG TCCAGGTCAGGCCAGGTCTTCTTCTATGAAGCCCCGTAACTTCCTGCGGATTTTTGAGCGAAACAGACGTCCTGCCAGCACTAAAGA AGTGCCTCCGCCCAGCCAGTTCACAGCAGATGGAAATTCAG ATCATCCAGGAGCAGTCGACGAGGAGATATACGACGACGTCGACTCTCAAAGCGCGCCTCCCCTTCCACCACTGAGCAG CCTGCCGGTCATGAAGGGCAAAGGCAACGAAATGGACccaaagaagcagaagaagtttgagaaagaggagaaggaattcaggaaaaagtttaaa TATGAGGGAGAGATACAGGTGCTATACCAAGTGACCATCGTCCCCACACTTACCAATAAGAAGTGGAGCGGGAAGGAGCTGGCGATAAAAGCGGGGGAGAAACTGGACGTCATCGTTAAACCGGTGGATAACAAATTGGTTTGTCGGAATGATGACGGCAAGT TTGGTTACGTGTCGACCGCCCACATTGTTTCAGA CGATGGAGATATCTATGATGACATTGGAGATG ACTGCATCTACGACAACGACTGA